gttcaacccccccagttccccccactCGGGGGTCCCGGTTCACCCCCCCGGAACCCGCCTCAGCCCCCCGGCGGCGCCGCttcacccccccttcccccagcaccgcggggcagaggggcccggttcaacgcccccccccccggctccaaGGGGCGGGGGGCCCCGGTtcgaccccccccagccccacagggaccccccgaCCCCCGAGGGCAGCGCGGAGGAGGGGGTGCCGTACCCACAGGCCTTTATTTGACACCTAAACCTCGCTACAACCAGCAGAGCAGGGGGGAAGAAAATGGGAGGGGGGGGTTGGAAAGAAAACGGGGGGGACACAAAGAAaatggggggcagcggggggggggggggcacggggggggcccCCCCTCAGGCCTCCAGCAGTTTGCCGAGGAAGCGGAGGTTGAGGATCTTGAGCTGCTCCTCCAGATCCATGCGGACGATCCCGTCCTCCCCGTCGATGCTGAGCAGGATCCCGGTGGCTTCGCGGTCCTCCCCCAGGATCACCTttacctggggtgggggggggggttagtgccaggaggggggggaaagggggagctgggggggtcccaaaggggcttggggggtcccagAGGGGCTGGTGTAGCACCCGAGGGGATCTTGAAGGTCCCCAAGAGCCCCTGCGGTGGTGGGGGGAGTGttctggggtctggggggggggctggggggtcaggggggggtgggggggggggggtctggttGGGTCGGTGGGtgggggggcagtgggggcgCTGGGAGGGGTcagggctgggggcggggggctAGGGTCGGGCTGGGGGGGTGACGGGCTCCAGGTGCTCGCTGGAGATGCTCACCACCTTCTCGCTGTCCTTCAGGTAGACGGAGCACATCCCACCCTAGGGGGACAAAATGGGGGGAGTCAGCATCACAGtgggtgtgtgtgtcccccccagccctgaATGCCCCCTCCCGGGGTCTCACCGTGACGCTGCGGATGACGCCGGTCTGTCCCACGGCCTGGCTGTCCAGGTAGGTGTCACGGACCTTCACCTGGATGTCGGTGGTCACCCAGTCGCTGGAGCTCTGCTCGATCCCCGAGCCGGGGGTGTGGGGGGTTGTacccccccggggagggggcccCGGGGGTCATGGGGCTGTAGCCcaccgggctggggctgggctggctggcgaggagagagaggaggcagcgctggggggggtttgggggctaTGAGAGGGGTTTGGGGGTTGTAGGGGACAACAAGGGGGATTGTAGGGGGGCTATGAGGGGGTTTGGGGGTTATAGGGGGTTTAGGGGGCTATGAGGGGGTGTAAGGGGTCACACTGGGGGGGTTTAGGGCTTGCAGAGCGGCTATATGGGGACTATGAGGGGATTTAGGGGGGCGTATAGAGACTATGAGCGGGTGCAGGAGAGTTTAGGGGAGCTATGGGGGCACGTGGAGGGCTACACGGGGACTATGAGAGCATTTAACGGGGTGCAGGGAGGTTATAAGGCAGTTTAAGGGGGTGTGGGGACACATAGGGGGTTATATTGGGACTATGAGGGGGCATGGGGGGCTACAATAGGGTTTAGGGGGTATATGGGGGCTATGAAGGGGTTCAGGGGCATAGGGGGGGGCTACAATAGGGTGTGGGGGTATATGGGGACTATGGGAGCATGTAGGGGGTTATACTGGGACTACGAGGGGGTTTAGCAGGGTTTAGGGAGGCTATCAGGGGGTTTAGGGGGGCTATGAAGGGGTTTAGGGGGGCTATGGGAGCGTGTAGGTGCTACACAGGGACTATGGGGGGGTTTAGCAGGGTTTAGGGAGGCTATCAGGGGGTTTAGGGGGGCTATGAAGGAGTTTAGGGGGGCTATGGGAGCATGTAGGTGCTACATGGGGACTATGGGGGGGTTTAGCGGGGTGTAGGGAGGCTATCAGGGGGTTTAGGGGGGCTATGAAGGGGTTTAGGGGGGCTATGGGAGCATGTAGGTGCTACTCGGGGGACTATGGGGGGGTTTAACAGGGTTTAGGGAGGCTATCAGAGGGTTTAGGGGGGCTATGAAGGAGTTTAGGGGGGCTATGGGAGCATGCAGGTGCTACACAGGGACTATGGGGGGTTTAGGGAGGCTATCAGGGGGTTTAGGGGGGCTATGAAGGGGTTTAGGGGGGCTATGGGAGCATGCAGGTGCTACATGGGGACTATGGGGGGGTTTAGCGGGGTGTAGGGAGGCTATCAGGGGGTTTAGGGGGGCTATGAAGGGGTTTAGGGGGGCTATGGGAGCATGCAGGTGCTACACGGGGACTACGGGGGGGTTTAGCGGGGTGTAGGGAGACTATCAGGGGGTTTAGGGGGGCTATGAAGGAGTTTAGGGGGGCTATGGGAGCATGTAGGTGCTACATGGGGACTATGGGGGGGTTTAGCGGGGTGTAGGGAGACTATCAGGGGGTTTAGGGGGGCTATGAAGGAGTTTAGGGGGCTATGGGAGCATGCAGGTGCTACACAGGGACTATGGGGGGGGTTTAGCAGGGTGTAGGGAGGCTATCAGGGGGTTTAGGGGGGCTATGAAGGGGTTTAGGGGGGCTATGGGAGCATGTAGGTGCTACACAGGGACTATGGGGGGGTTTAGCAGGGTGTAGGGAGGCTATCAGGGGGTTTAGGGGGACTATGAAGGAGTTTAGGGGGGCTATGGGAGCATGTAGGTGCTACACGGGGACTATGGGGGGGTTTAGCGGGGTGTAGGGAGGCTATCAGGGGGTTTAGGGGGGCTGTGAAGGGGTTTAGGGGGGCTATGAAGGGGTTTAGGGGGGCTATGGGAGCATGTAGGTGCTACACAGGGACTACGGGGGGGTTTAGCGGGGTGTAGGGAGGCTATCAGGGGGTTTCTGGGGGTGTAGGGGGTTATATGGGGACTACAAGGGGGTTTAGGGGGGCTATGAAGGGGTTTAGGGGGGCTATGGGAGCATGTAGGTGCTACACAGGGACTACAGGGGGTTTAGTGGGGTGTAGGGGGACTATCAGGGGGTTTAGGGGGGCTATGAAGGAGTTTAGGGGGGCTATGGGAGCATGTAGGTGCTACATAGGGTCTATGGGGGGGTTTAACAGGGTTTAGGGAGGCTATCAGGGGTTTTAGGGGGGCTATGAAGGAGTTTAGGGGGGCTATGGGAGCATGTAGGTGCTACACAGGGACTATGGGGGGGTTTAGCAGGGTGTAGGGAGGCTATCAGGGGTTTTAGGGGGGCTATGAAGGGGTTTAGGGGGGCTATGGGAGCGTGTAGGTGCTACACAGGGACTACGGGGGGTTTAGCGGGGTGTAGGGAGGCTATCAGGGGGTTTCTGGGGGTGTAGGGGGTTATATGGGGACTACAAGGGGGTCTAGGGGAGCTAcaagggggtttggggggcacgggggggctgtGAGGGGGTCTGGGGGTACCTGGTAGGCCATGGGCGAGGGCGTGGGGTGGTAGCTGGCCGGCGAGTGGGTGTTCTGGTAGCCCACGGGGCTGGGGGCCACTTGGTGGTAGCtctgggggctggggctgggctggtaGGAGCCCTGCGGCGAGGGGACGGCGTAGGGCGAGAACTGGTCCGTGTtgtacctggggggggggggaagcggcgaGGTGGCACCCCCAGCGCGCGATTTGGGGGGGCTCCGGGGACAGGGTCCGAGGGTTTGGGGTCCTCCAGGGCCAACCTGCGCCCTGGGGCACAGctgccccccggggctggggtgcgAGGGCCCCCCCGGAGCAGCTCTCCCCCAGGATCACGGTTTGGGGGCTCCTGGGGCTGTGGCTTCACCCCGGGACCCCGATTCAGGGGCTGTGGGGCCTTGGCTGCCCCCCAGGGCCGTGGTTTGGGGTCCCCCAAGAGCAGTTTCCCCCCCAGGGCCGtggtttggggtcccccaggagcAGTTTCCCCCCCAAGGCCATGGTTCGGGGTCCCCCAGGAGCAGTTTCCCCCCAGGGCCGTGGTTTGGGGGTCCCCCAAGAGCAGTTTCCCCCCAGGGCCAtggtttggggtcccccaggagcAGTTTCCCCCCCAAGGCCATGGTTCGGGGTCCCCCAGGAGCAGTTTCCCTCCAGGGCCAtggtttggggtcccccaggagcAGTTCCCCCCAGGGCCGtggtttggggtcccccaggagcAGTTTCCCCCAGGGCCAtggtttggggtcccccaggagcAGTTTCCCCCTGAGGTTCCCCCCAGGGCCAtggtttggggtcccccaggagcAGTTTCCCCCCAGGGCTGtggtttggggtcccccaggagcAGTTCCCCTCAGGGCCAtggtttggggtcccccaggagcAGTTTCTCCCCAGGTTCCCCCCAGGACTGtggtttggggtcccccaggagcAGTTTCCCCCCAGGGCCGtggtttggggtcccccaggagcAGTTTCCCCCCAGGGCCATGGTTCGGGGTCCCCCAGGAGCAGTTTCCCTCCAGGGCTGtggtttggggtcccccaggagcAGTTTCCCCCCAGGGCCAtggtttggggtcccccaggagcAGTTTCCCCCCAGGTTCCCCCAGTGCCATGGtctggggtcccccaggagcAGTTTCCCCCCAGGGCCAtggtttggggtcccccaggagcAGTTTCCCCCCAGGTTCCCCCAGGGCCAtggtttggggtcccccaggagcAGTTTCCCCCTGAGGTTCCCCAAGGCCAtggtttggggtcccccaggagcAGCTTCCCCCAAGGCCAtggtttggggtcccccaggagcAGTTTCCCTCCCGGGCCAtggtttggggtcccccaggagcAGTTTCCCCCCAGGGCCAtggtttggggtcccccaggagcAGTTTCCCCCCAGGGCCAtggtttggggtcccccaggagcAGTTTCCCCCCAGGGCCGtggtttggggtcccccaggagcAGTTTCCCCCCAGGGCCGtggtttggggtcccccaggagcAGTTTCCCCCCAGGACCGTgctttggggtcccccagggccCGCCGTGGGGCACGGTGAGCACTCACATTGCCGGCGTGCCGGGGGTCTGGGGGTTGTAGGGCTGGTTGACTTGGGGGGACGAGGGGTCGGGGTAACCGGGGGTCTGGGGGTTGGGGGTGCCCCCGTAGCCCTGCGGCGAGGGCGTGGGCTCGTCGTCGAAGCCGTACTCGAAGTCCTCGTCGGCCCTGCGTGGGGACAGCCGAGCGTCATCGTCGCAGCGGGGCCACCCCggggggccggggacccccgcacgggcccggccgcggcgcgggggggccccCCAGTACCCACCTGGAGGGCGTGTTGGGGTTGTTGGGGTCCCAGGCTCCGCTCTGGGCGGGCGTGCGGCTGCCGTCGTGCAGCGGCGTCTGCGAGCCGTAGTGCGGCGTGCGGCTGCCTGCCGGGGGGGGTCCGCAGCGGCTCCGTcagcccccgccgctgcggggacccccggggaccccccttCTCCCCGTCCCCACCCCCCACCTCAGCCCTGTCCGCCTCCAGGTGATCACCCCGGGGTCCCTGCTGCGTACCCCAATTTCCCATCTTTTCGTGGTCCCTTCCCCCCAAGTCCCCTCTGCGTCCCCCCCAGTCACCTCCATCCAGCCCCCTCCACGTCCCCCAAGGTCCCACTTCGTCCTGGTGCACCCCCCCCGGCAaccccggggtcccccccagtccctgtccccccccccccgtgccactCACCGTCGTGCAGGGGGGTCTGCGAGCCGTACATGGGGGTGCGGGAGCCGGAGCCGTACATGGGGGTCTGCGAGCCGTACATGGGGGTGCGCCCGTAGGCCGACGTCATCCCCCCCGGGCGCCGCGAGCCCCTGCGGGGACACACGGGTGTCGGGGGACGGGGACCCCCTCAAAGGGCCCCGCTCACATCTGCAGGTGTCATCGGCCCCCGGGGAGGTCCTGGCCCAAGTGTCACCGGGCCCTAAGGGCCACCCTGACCCATCTCAGGGTCTCCAggggccacccagacccatctgggggtctccgagggccaccctggcccatctgagggtctctgagggccacccagacccatctgggggtctccgagggccacccagacccatctgggggtctccgagggccacccagacccatctgaggatctctgagggccacccagacccatctgggggtctctgagggccacccagacccatctgggggTCTCTGAGGGTCACCCTGGCCCATCTGGGGGTCTCcgagggccacccagacccatctgagggtctctgagggccacccGGACCCATCTGAgggtctctgagggccacccagacccatctgggggTCTCCGAGGGCCACCCTGGCCCATCTGAAAGTCTCCaagggccacccagacccatctgggggTCTCCAAGGGCCACCCTGGCCTtcctgggggtctccaggggcCACCCTGGCCCATCTTGGGGTCTCTGAGagccacccagacccatctgggggTCTCTGAGGGGCACCCTGGCCTtcctgggggtctccaggggcCACCCCTGGCCCATCTGGgggtctctgagggccacccagacccatctggggggtctctgagggccacccagacccatctggaggtctctgagggccacccagacccatctgggggtctctgagggccacccTGGCCCATCTGAAAGTCTCCaagggccacccagacccatctgggggTCTCCAAGGGCCACCCTGGCCTTCCTGGGGGTCTCCAAGGGCCACCCTGGCCCATCTTGGGGTCTCcgagggccacccagacccatctgagggtctctgagggccacccagacccatctggaggtctctgagggccacccagacccatctgggggTCTCTCAGGGCCACCCTGGCCTTCCTGGGGGTCTCCAAGagccacccagacccatctgggggtctccgagggccacccagacccatctgggggtctctgagggccacccTGGCCTTCCTGGAGGTCTCCAGGGGCCACCCTGGCCCATCTTGGGGTCTCTGAGGGCCACACAGACCCATCTGGgggtctctgagggccacccagacccatctggaGGTCTCCAAGGGCCACCCTGGCCCATCTGAgggtctctgagggccacccagacccCTCTGGGGGTCTCTtgagggccacccagacccatctgggggtctcttgagggccacccagacccatctggaggtctctgagggccaccctggcccatctgagggtctctgagggccacccagacccatctgagggtctctgagggccacccagacccatctggaggtctctgagggccacccagacccatctgggggtctctgagggccacccTGGCCTTCCTGGGGGTCTCCAAGagccacccagacccatctgggggtctccgagggccacccagacccatctgggggtctctgagggccacccTGGCCTTCCTGGAGGTCTCCAGGGGCCACCCTGGCCCATCTTGGGGTCTCTGAGGGCCACACAGACCCATCTGGgggtctctgagggccacccagacccatctggaGGTCTCCAAGGGCCACCCTGGCCCATCTGAgggtctctgagggccacccagacccCTCTGGGGGTCTCTtgagggccacccagacccatctgggggtctcttgagggccacccagacccatctggaggtctctgagggccaccctggcccatctgagggtctctgagggccacccagacccatctgagggtctctgagggccacccagacccatctgggggTCTCCGAGGGCCACCCTGGCCCATCTGAAAGTCTCCaagggccacccagacccatctgggggTCTCCAAGGGCCACCCTGGCCTtcctgggggtctccaggggcCACCCTGGCCCATCTTGGGGTCTCTGAGagccacccagacccatctgggggtctctgagggccacccTGGCCTtcctgggggtctccaggggcCACCCTGGCCCATCTGGGGGTCTCcgagggccacccagacccatctgggggtctctgagggccacccagacccatctgggggTCTCCAGTTCCACCCTGGCCCATCTGAgggtctctgagggccacccagacccatctgggggtctctgagggccacccagacccatctgggggtctctgagggccacccagacccatctgggggtctctgagggccacccTGGCCCATCTTGGGGTCTCTGAGGCCACCCTGGCCCATCTTGgggtctctgagggccacccagacccatctgggggtctctgagggccacccTGGCCTTCCTGGAGGTCTCCACGGGCCACCCTGGCCCATCTTGGGGTCTCTGAGGGCCACACAGACCCATCTGGgggtctctgagggccacccagacccatctgaggatctctgagggccacccagacccatctgggAGTCTCTGAGGGCCACCCTGGCCTTCCTGGAGGTCTCCAggggccacccagacccatctgggggTCTCCAGGGGCCACCCTGGCCCTTCTGGgggtctctgagggccaccccgtccccggtgtccccgtccccccactCACACAGTGGTCAGGCGCTGGCGGTCCACCGAGATGGTCTGGCAGGTGGAGTGCAGCTCCACGCGCGCCGTCGACTCCGTCGCGTCCTTCACCACCCCGATGTAgcctgcggggcgggcggggggggctcaGGGTGGGGGGCTTGGGGGTCCCCAAAGCCCCCTGCCCTGTTCAGGGGGGGGACAAGCAGGCACCCACCTTTGTAGGGTCCTTGGGAGATGCGCACCGTCTGCCCGATGAGGTCGTTATCCCGGCGCCCGCGCCCGCGGCTCATGCCGCCGCCGCCGAAGCCGCCGCGTTGGCCTGCAGGATCGGGACGGGGACGGCTCGGGGGGGTCCTTGGGGACACCCCCACGGCCTCGGGGACACCCCCCCAACACTCACCAGCCCCGCTGGGGTGCATGGGGCTGCTGATGCGGGGGCTCATGGGGGTGAAGCCGCCCACCGTGAAGTTGGTGACGTCGCGTGGCTGCGAGGAGGAGAGAAAACGTCACCCGGAGAGGGGGGGACAGCGGCAAAACGGGGGGGGCAGCGGCAAAACGGgggggcagcagcatccccccgtGGGTCCCCACCTTGGAGCCGCCCGCCAGGACGAGGTGCCGGGTCTTGCAGACGAACATGCCGCCGTTCTCCACCAGCTTCTTGCAGTGCAGGAAGGCGAAGCCCCGGAAGAGGTGCCGGATCTCCCCCTcgcggccctgccccggggaaaAGTCGGGGTTCAGCCCCGGATCCGGTGTCCCCTCAGTGCCGGGAGGGATgcgggggggcaccgggagggTCCCCAATGCAGCAGGGACCCTCCCCCCGGTGCGAGGAGAGACCCAGCTCACCCCCCGAGACGGTGCCCGCGGCGTGGACAGACCCCAAGCAGCACCAGCGTGGACCCAGGGCGCATCTGGGGTCCCCAAAAGCACCGGGAAGGACCCGccgcgcccccaggacccccccccctcaaagCCCCCTACCGAGTGCGGCCCGTCGATGACTTTGACGATGTCCTTGACGTGGATGTTGTTCTGCTCCGAGTCGAGGGCGACGGCGAAGCGGTTGTCCTTCTTCCTGGTGACGGCCTGGTGCCGCACCGTCACCACCTTCCCGTACATGTTCAGCACCTGCGGGGACAGCGAGGGGCTGGGAAGAGAGGGGGGGGCCAAAAccaaggacccccaaagccccAAAGAGCTGGAACCCACCTGGAAGGTCTCCCGCTCCAGGCGGACGATGACGCCCACGGTTTGGGGGTCCAGCTGCACCAGCTCGCCCCACTCGTGCTGTCCCCCCACGTCCACGCCGGACGCCGTCTCCGAGCAGAGCTGCAGGTCCCGTGGCAGAACCTTGAGCTGGAGGCGAGGAGCGTGAGATGGCAGCCATGTCCCCCTCTTCCTGCCCCCCAAAACCAGTCCATTTCGGGGCCGGACACGGCACCGAGCTGgaggtgtcccccccccccacgtcAATACCTCGTGCATGGTGAGGTCGGAGAAGAGGATGACGAAGTTCTCCTCCACCCTCACGATCAGCCCCGTGTCGCCCTCGAAACGCCCCGCGATCACCTTGACGTGGTCGCCCATCTTGAAATACTTCCGCAGCTCCTGAGCTGGGAACTCCAGCatgtcctggggtggggggagggggcaaagagtgtggccagcaggaggagggaggttctccttcccctctacactgccctggggaggcctcatctggagtcctgtgtccagttctgggctccccagttcaagaaagatgaggagctactggagagagtccagttctgggctccccagttcaagaaagatgaggagctactggagagagtccagctctgggctccccagttcaagaaagatgaagagctactggagagagtccagttctgggctccccagttcaagaaagatgaagagctactggagagagtccagttctgggctccccagttcaagaaagatgaggagctactggagagagtccagcggagggctacgaggatgaggaggggactggagcatctcccctacgaggagaggctgagggagctgggcttgttcagcctggagaagagaaggctgcgaggggaccttagaaatgcccataaatatctgcagggtgggggtcaggaggatggggccaagctctttccagtggtgcccagtgacaggacaaggggcaccaggcacaaactggagcagaggaagctccagctgaacatgaggaagaacttcttccctctgagggtgccggagccctggcccaggctgcccagggaggctggggagtctccttctctggagatattccagccccgcctggacaaggtcctctacaacctactgtaggtgaccctgcttgggcagggggctgggctgggtgacccacagaggtccttccaacccttactattctgtgattctatgaaagaggACAACGTGGGCATgggaagcggggctgggggggcccggggaGGCCACCGGCGTCGCTGCCCGGGGTCTGCCTGACCTTCAAGTCCTCGTGCTTGGGCATGATGGTGATCTTGTTGCCGTCGACGCTGAGGATCTTGCCCTGCAGGTTGATCAGCTCGCCCTCGCACACCTCCACGTTGTCCCCGGGCTGGAAGTTGTGCTCCCGCTCCTTCCCTGCGGCGATGACTGGGGACGGTGAGGGGACGGCACAGCGAGGggcttggcgggggggggggacacggcggtGGCCACCCGCTTACCCGTGCCCTCCGTCACCACCTCCAGGTCGATGCCTTCGGGCTGGTCCTCGAACTTCTCCAGCTCCGACAGGGTGGGCTTCACGCCCTCCGTTATCTGCCCAGAGCAGAGCCGGTGGCCAAACCGCCCCGTCCCACCCCGAAACGCGCCCGGGTCGGCggcaccggccccgccgccctcccaccCCCCCTCGGCGTTCGAAAGGAGACGGTTTGGGGGGGAAAAGTGGCGGGTTTGGGGTTCAacccgcggcgcggcggggcggcagcgctCACCACGGCCGACATGGCGAAGCTCTTGAAGAGGAATCCCTTGCGGCTGTAGCGGTTGCCCTCGAAGATGAGGAAGTCCCCATCGGATGCCACGTCACCTCCCAAGGACCTGGAATGAACCCCGAGTCACCCCCTCGCTGGGCAGGAGACCCCCCCAGGGATGACAGCCGTCCCTCGGCGAGGCCGGCTCCCCCAGGGGGGGACGTGTCTGATGCCCCCCGGCACGGTGACGCTCGCCTACCGGATCTTCTCGGCGTCGAAGAGCCGCTGCGGGGGCCGCTTGAACTTCTTCCTCTTGGCGAACCAGTCTttctgcggggcggggggcagcagggggtcagcgaggggcggcggcggcgcggcggcggcggcgggcaccgATCCCCTTACCAGGCTCATGCGGGCTTTGATGCGGTCGAAGTCGATGCGGGGGATCATCTTGAGGGAGATCTGGTTCTGGCTGGGCTCCACGTAGTCGACCTTGGGGGGTGCAGATGTGGGGTGAGCCGGGTGCGGgggctccccccccaccccggcgtcCCCGTTCGCTCCTCACCTGGGCGATGTCGTCCTTGTAGATCCCCCGTTTGAGGCGCACCCACGACTTGGGCTTGAGGTTGGTGACCTCCTTCACCACCTTGAGGACGTCGGTCATCTCCTTGATGGGGACCATCTGCTGGTTTCCAGTAGCCCATGCGCAGGTTGCCAACCCCCTCGATCGCCTGCTTGACGTGCGTCTGCTTGTAGGCCTCCACGTAGATGTAGCCCTTGACGTGCTCGGGGGCCACCACCGACTTGatctgcaggggctgggggggcgaggggaggcgTTGGGGACGCGCTGGGGACACcacggtgtccccccccctcctcgcCGGCCGTCGCCCCG
This genomic window from Opisthocomus hoazin isolate bOpiHoa1 chromosome 39, bOpiHoa1.hap1, whole genome shotgun sequence contains:
- the SUPT5H gene encoding LOW QUALITY PROTEIN: transcription elongation factor SPT5 (The sequence of the model RefSeq protein was modified relative to this genomic sequence to represent the inferred CDS: deleted 2 bases in 2 codons), which codes for MSDSDDSNFSEDESERSSEAEEAEENEAEEERASVAGSEKEEAEEEEEEEEEEYDEEEEEEDDDRPAKKPRHGGFILDEADVDDEYEDEDQWEDGAEDILEKEEIEASNIDNVVLDEDRSGARRLQNLWRDQREEELGEYYMKKYAKSSVGETVYGGSDELSDDITQQQLLPGVKDPNLWTVKCKIGEERATAIALMRKFIAYQFTDTPLQIKSVVAPEHVKGYIYVEAYKQTHVKQAIEGVGNLRMGYWNQQMVPIKEMTDVLKVVKEVTNLKPKSWVRLKRGIYKDDIAQVDYVEPSQNQISLKMIPRIDFDRIKARMSLKDWFAKRKKFKRPPQRLFDAEKIRSLGGDVASDGDFLIFEGNRYSRKGFLFKSFAMSAVITEGVKPTLSELEKFEDQPEGIDLEVVTEGTGKEREHNFQPGDNVEVCEGELINLQGKILSVDGNKITIMPKHEDLKDMLEFPAQELRKYFKMGDHVKVIAGRFEGDTGLIVRVEENFVILFSDLTMHELKVLPRDLQLCSETASGVDVGGQHEWGELVQLDPQTVGVIVRLERETFQVLNMYGKVVTVRHQAVTRKKDNRFAVALDSEQNNIHVKDIVKVIDGPHSGREGEIRHLFRGFAFLHCKKLVENGGMFVCKTRHLVLAGGSKPRDVTNFTVGGFTPMSPRISSPMHPSGAGQRGGFGGGGMSRGRGRRDNDLIGQTVRISQGPYKGYIGVVKDATESTARVELHSTCQTISVDRQRLTTVGSRRPGGMTSAYGRTPMYGSQTPMYGSGSRTPMYGSQTPLHDGSRTPHYGSQTPLHDGSRTPAQSGAWDPNNPNTPSRADEDFEYGFDDEPTPSPQGYGGTPNPQTPGYPDPSSPQVNQPYNPQTPGTPAMYNTDQFSPYAVPSPQGSYQPSPSPQSYHQVAPSPVGYQNTHSPASYHPTPSPMAYQPSPSPVGYSPMTPGAPSPGGYNPHTPGSGIEQSSSDWVTTDIQVKVRDTYLDSQAVGQTGVIRSVTGGMCSVYLKDSEKVVSISSEHLEPVTPPVKVILGEDREATGILLSIDGEDGIVRMDLEEQLKILNLRFLGKLLEA